The Coffea arabica cultivar ET-39 chromosome 8e, Coffea Arabica ET-39 HiFi, whole genome shotgun sequence genome window below encodes:
- the LOC113711281 gene encoding uncharacterized protein has product MIRNNNTSLTASVISRHILRSIEDDPGLKVKNILSFVKENMKVDVSYKKTWYARRKTIELVFGYWEANFSELPQYLDALVQSNPGTVVECSHHSDSSDRVKTFKYVFWAFGPAIEAFHMCRPVICVDGTHLLGEYKDKLFVAITQDANNKILPITYAMVDEKTISSWS; this is encoded by the coding sequence ATGATTAGAAATAACAATACAAGCCTGACGGCTTCCGTTATTTCAAGGCACATACTCCGTAGCATTGAAGATGATCCTGGATTAAAGGTCAAGAACATACTAAGTTTCgttaaagaaaatatgaaggTTGATGTGTCTTACAAAAAAACCTGGTATGCCAGACGTAAAACAATTGAGCTTGTGTTTGGATATTGGGAggcgaatttttccgaactacCACAGTATCTCGATGCCTTGGTGCAATCCAATCCAGGCACCGTGGTGGAGTGTTCACATCATTCGGATAGTTCGGATCGAGTTAAGACTTTTAAGTATGTATTTTGGGCCTTTGGACCGGCTATTGAAGCATTCCACATGTGCAGGCCGGTTATATGTGTTGATGGTACTCATTTGCTTGGCGAATACAAGGACAAACTCTTTGTTGCAATCACTCAAGATGCGAACAACAAAATTCTGCCAATTACTTATGCCATGGTTGATGAGAAGACGATTTCCAGTTGGTCGTGA